CGGACAGAAAGAACTGCAAAAAGATCAGCGGCCGGTACTTGTCCGCAATGTGATCGGCGATCTGGAGGCCCTTctggtgcagcagcagcacctggACGAGCCcctccagctcctcctttCCGCCCACCGCCGGCAGATGGATCATCCGGTGCTTGGCGATCTTGAAAATGGCGCACACGTTGTAGGTGAAAAAGAAGAGCAGCGAGTCCACGCAGAGTGCCATGGTTACCTTAAATTCGAAAAATTACAATGGTAATAagcacctttttttttggtttttttttatgtatgttaGGAAACTTACAGCACTATAGCTGGCCATCACATTCCACAGATAGGTGGGCACATAAAACATGACCACCTGGAGATCGTACGGGTAAACGCCGTTGTGGGGCAGCTCCAGGTGAATCTCGTCGCCGCGAATCGAGGAGAGTATGATGCCCACAAAGGGCTTCAGGGCCGCAAAGATTCCAGCCAGTCCAAAACAGCGAGTGTACGTAAGACTGAGCATTTGGTCACTTTGGTTCTCCACCTCGATGATTTCCCGCGCATCAGGCCACACTTCGATTTCtgcaaattataaaatatatttttatgttatataaatttttttttaattagtaGAAACTTACCTTTAGCCAGAATGGCCCTGATGTGGTAGATCAGGCCGACGAACTCCTTGCGATGATAGCAGAAGAGCAGGAATTTGACCAGGGTGAGCATGCTGGCGAAGGTGGAGCCCAGGGTGTCGGAGAGCAGGCTCACCTGGGTGATGTACTCGTGGGCGGCCAGGAACATGGGCACCATAAACAGGAAAAGTGGTCCCATTGTGACAAAGGTCAGCCACGGGCGGTCATTCGCCATCGTGGGGCTCCACAAATCGATGCCCATGCAGCGATAAACGAGAATTTGCACCCGCAAGGATTGATCCTTTTCCTCCTGCTTTTTTCCCTTCACCTTGTCGCTCATCTTTAACTGGCGGACTGTACAGTCGTTGGGTTCTTATACTTTCCACAGAGGGGGCGTGGAAGTTAATGTCATGTCAAAAATGCAGTCAAGCTCAGAACATaaagaataataattgtttaattcCTTACTTATCTTTGGATACTCTGGCAAtctttttttagaatttttttaGAATATTTCAATGTAATGGGCGTTTTTTTGATTAGGTACAAGCAAAGTAgaactttttattatttaaaatattgtcTTAATACCAACAAGTTCAACTTGTCATAGAATCGAGTTTAGTATGGTCGgactgtatatatatatatattttttttttttgatttttcactAATTGTTGAGTCGGAGGATTTGGCACTACTTTCATTTAATATGCTTCCTTTGTGCATTGGTTTGCGGGTTAAATGGGTGTGGACCTGGGTGGACTTGAAGTGCATTTATGGCTCTAATTACACGATTTTTTCTGCCTTTCGCCGCATTCTATTTAATGCCGGCCCTTTCACTCGCTTGTCCTGACAATCAAATGGCAGCCTTTAGTTCCCAGGAAGTgcattataattttaatgagTCTGTGCAGATTTGAGCGACACGAGCAATAGTTGTGGCGCGTCTATTTTTGGCTCCTTAATTAGATTCGCAATTCGTAATGCTGTCGTTGACTTTTGATAAGGACTCGACAATTTGCCGTCCGATGGCTTGTGGACCAAAGTAAAGTTTGTTTTGCCGTCCAGGATTAAGTCTATTTAGTTTATAAtattaaagtatatttttgGTATTATATGTTATGTGAATATATTGTTACAAGTTATGAtatggaaataaatataaattttagtTACTGTATGATttaggaaatatatatatattgtttatttaatatttattaatattattcaatatttcaaattgtCCCGCCAAATTGTGTTCATTAGTGTTGACTAACACACCGACAATGATGGTCAgctgaaatttatttgcagCCAGTTGGCAGGTCAGGCACTTTCAACACTGTTCGCCCAGCTCGATAGTATCGATGAGCAACGACTGGCATACCCTTCTGTTATCGAAGACCGATAGACCTCGATAGACTCAGTTGTATAACCTCTGctcgcaaatattttttacaggCAACTAGCAGCTCGAATTCCGTGCAAATAAACCTTTAAGTGAGTAGCCCAAGTTACCGCTTCAGCCATTCACTAAGTTCCACTTGAAACGCATCACCTTCAATTCACAGAAATGGCTGGCGAAGGCGAGAAACTGACCGGCCTGTCGAAAATCTTCAATGGCACCACCATGAGCGGCCGTGCAAATGTGAGTAGATGAAATTCCAGAACGTCGTGCCCGTGGTAATGCTAATCCGATTGTTATGCCATCCATTTATCCCGTCCTTGTCCAGGTGGCCAAGGCCACGTACGCCGTGATGGGCCTGCTGATCGCCTACCAGGTGCTGAAGCCCAAGAAGAAGTAGAGGGATGCAACTGCTCCAACGCGGCTACAACTCATCCGCCACAATCGATGTCTTGGATCCGGGGCCATCGCTGGACTGCGGATCAGTTTATTTTATGTGTAGTGCAAGACCTTGAAGGAATAAATAAGCTGAGAATGTAACACACTGTACCCACGAAGTGCATTATGTAACGATCCTGCGACTGCCACATGATTTGTGGGCATCACTGCGGTGGATACCCTAACCACACCGATCTATGGGCTGCAAGGTACTCACGGCAATGCATACGCAACCGGGCTAAAAGTAATAATAAGTGGTTCTAGAAGAGAGAGAGATTAGCTTGCGTCCAGTGCGGATATCACTTGTTAATTGAGGTTCAGCCTAGCAGTAAGATGATGTTCCATAATAACCTTCAGTTCATTCAGAACGTATGTTCCACTTCTCACAATATTACCAGATATCTAATTCCATGTATGCTGTCTACTTCTGTGCAGTTCTTATGCCCCGAAAATGGAAGCTCTAGTTTTTTGAATCCATAACAAAGTTGAACGTAATGATCCAATGATTGCGGCGCAAGCTACagcaaaagaagaaattgaaaatcGAAAGACATCTATGAACACCTTCCATGAAACCACCTGTTCCATCTATCCCAAACTAAAATCGACGAATGGAGTAAGCAGTGGTTTTCATTAGTCTAGCAACACATCTACCAAACTTCGGGTTCCATttcctttttggttttctgtttttaatattttatttaaagtttttatttcatttcaaacTTGCTTTAAATTTCCTCATTTTCGTGGGTAGGGACTTTTTTGAGGGGGGCGGGGCGGTGGGCGTAGCGTTTGCTGGCCCGGTTTATCGAAAATTCAGTATtactaaaaattaatttgaatgaATTGAATGTAAAAATGGtttacatatatttgtatGCATTTATATGCCAAGTACTCTTCACTTCTCTTCTCCTATTCTCTCCACCATCGTCTACACTTCCTCTTCGTTCCGTTTCCGGCCTAAACGTCGTCGCTATCGTTATCGTAATCGTTATCATGCTTATGCTGTTTGCTATCCTTGTTTTGGTGGACACGAAAAACCAGATgatgcatttaaaatataggtataaattaatgtttatatCATTTATCAATATGCTATATAATATACCTTTTACATGTATTGTGTGATAGCAAGCTTGTTTTGTTACTTTACTCatcattttcattaatttgtgtttgctttcgatttcagtttgttttcctttgctttTGCATTTGGTTTTGTTAATAACTAAACATTGCCTGGCATAGCAAACGTCCCAAATATTTTGGGTTTTTTATATGTGGGCCTGGCTGGGGCGCATGTGTGGGAGAGAgttcatgtgtgtgtgtgtgtgtggactAATTAATATCGCTATatagttttctgttttttatttcggtttGCTTTTCAGAAGCCTAGCGAAAAGTGCCTTGCTCatgcttttcattttatttttatttgcattgtttaattattaattcTACTACGCATAGTCCTGCGGAATGTGGCAGGGATGTCCTTGCGACCATTGGCTTTCGTGGTGTTTAGAGATCCGTGTCCCACTCCGCGGGGTTTCGATCCGAGTATAATCGTTTTAATTAAGGTTACTGAGATATATTTGTGagtttttttgcttttccttaaaaatgtttgctggagtgtttttgttttttttttcgcttggATTTTgcatctatatatatgtatatatataaatatatatatatatatatttatatagagactaaatacatatataaatatttatgtgtgGTTGCCTgtgttcttcttttttttttgtgtactATATGCCATACATATCATATCCATGTTAAGTTACAGTTACATAATGaattacacatttatataaatCGTTTAAATTTCATGTTGCCTCCTCACCTGCCCACCATTAGCATTCTACGTTGAGCATAAACGTCATTTTTCGTGATTTTCAAATTGCAGCAGAACTGGCGGGTTAATGATAATCGATTAACTAATTATCGCCGACAGCGGCCGAGGTGGCAGCGCTGGCTGCGAGGGATGCGGCGGCGTTGCCACCCGTGTGCGATTGCGCTGAACACTATTTTCAAATTGTCGCCCccttttttagttttagtttaggTTAGGATCAGGGTTTAGTTTCACATGACTATAACAATATAGAGTCCGCCGAGTACAATTTCTTACGCAAGTGTCGTGTCTAATTGTTgcattagttgttgttgtcgttaaaaagaaagaaatttcGATggatttgttttctgtttgaaCTTAACTTTGCGCTTAGCTTAAACAAACTCTATTTTTCGTCCTTATCCGTTCgttctctttctctctccctctcttttTGACCGTCTATGTCTGTCTCTTTCTCTCTGTTTGTCTGTCTCTCTCTTATTCGCTGTCTACACAGAAATATGGATATCAATATAGATAGATAGGATAGATAGATggtatatataatgtatattgTAGCATAATCATAAATTAGAATTATTAgttaattttttgttggttgcaaaaaaagtaaacaatatttatatataaagaaattaaagcatacGCAGTGCCAAAggttcgttttgtttttcttgatttgtttaaaGGAGAAAGACTACTACAAAAAATCATAAGTATATAAAagtaatatattattatgtaaatttgtttgacaaaaaatacaatctgctattctgtatgtatgtatgtatatgtaaatgtatgcatgtgtgtgtgtgtgtgtgttgtggtGTGGCATGGTGTTGTATTCTGttcatttttgttaaatatttcttcttgCATTTAGGTATTCCTTACTCGTTTCCTGTTGATTCTTAACTTTCGTCTTAACTTTTTTCTTACTTTCAAATTgcgatttaaattaatttcctcCTCGCTACGGTGATTTAGCTGAGTTGCCATTTTGCGATTGTGACGGGGATTCCCCCAAACAGCTATAGCACTATTCTACTCGCATCGCCcctttcacatattttgtggGCTTATTATTCGGATGCCTGTGTCTCGCTCGGTAACTTGATTATATTCCACATATATAGTTTTACTCCTGACTTGCTCTGTTTACGTTCATATTCTCGTTTTGGATGCAATACATTCCTCCAGCTGTTGCTCATTCTCTTGGCCATCCTCCTTCGTTATCAATTTGCATCATTGTGTTTCTGTTTCGTACTCGTACATAGTTATTCCGGGTTTGTTATGGTGGGTGGCTGGGATCGGCTGGTCGATGGGTGGTGACCATCTGGCACTCAGTTCGCATGCCACTCACCTCGATTGGCCGCAACGGCCGCTCCGCTAGCGTTATTCGCATAGTAGGGCTTTCCGGGTCCTGATCCTGCTGCACCGCCAgctccaccgcctcctcctgCGCCACCGGGGCCACCATTGCCGCCGGCCGGTCCCACTGGTGTTTGACTACCACCGCCACCTGCACTTCCGGCCACGCCTCCGCCGGCACCGGTCACCTGTCGCATATTCTGTGCCCGCTGAGCCGCCACGGCGGCAGCTGCCGCCTGCTCtctctgctgttgctgttgctgctgttgttgctgctgttgttgcggATGCTGCGGATAGTTGTTGGGCCGCTGAATGGGCGTGGGATAGCGTCCctggccgccgccgccactTTGGCCCACGCTGCCAACGCCGTTACCGCCGCCATTGCCGCCCACTTGGGACccaccagctcctcctcctcctcctccgccgttgccgctgccgctgcccaCCGCTCCACTGCCGCGACCGCCCAAGGCGTTCATGCTCGGACCATTGCCGCCGCCGACCTggcgctgttgctgctgctgttgctgctgagattgctgctgctgctgctgaagcaCCTGGTTCTGCAGATCCCACTGAAGAGGAAAGAAGGATGAATTAGGAAAGGTATAAGGCAAAAGTCGACTGAGCTGAGTCTAAAGGAAACCTACCGCGCCGTAGTTCTTGTGATGCGGTGGACTGGGCTGCGACTGCACCTGCTTGGCCAGACCGAGGCTCATGTCAGCGCTCAGCGGACTCTTCAGCTGACGACCCATCTGCGAATGAAAGCATGTGATTAGGAGCATATAAAAAGAATAAATCAATGGCTAATTCTAATTTTATCCGGTTTAGTACGTTTGAATGATTTTAAAgtatgaaaacaaattgataCTAATGTATCCGACATTTATTGAGCGTCTTAAACGTACATAAAGCCAAATTCAATAACACGAATTCGTTTCAAAAATTATGACGACACTCATGGATAATTTCATCAGATACATTACTTCTTCAGGAAATTTACTGGCTTCGAATCTTGCTTTAGCTTGATAGTGATcttgaatttattttgatttctgGTCGGGGTGGTAGTGTATCTAGTCCTGCGCTTACCGAGTCTTGCATGTGTGTCTGGCCCTGGTTACCCTTGAGATAAGCCGCTCCAGGCGTTGGTCCGCCGCGGTACTGATTAATGCTGGCCGCCGTCAGCAGCTGCGAGTTCATGAACGGCGTGTTGAACGTGCCCATCGTGTGCTGCGACTGCGGCGGTCCCGGCGGCCCATTGGAGCCGGGCGGTCCGCCCTGATGGCCGCCATACATGCCGGCCGCGGTGGCCAGTCCATAGCTCTGCGCTCCACCATTGCCCTGCGGCGGCGGACCACCGTAGAACTGTGGTCCGCTCGGACCGCCTGGCGCCGAATTCGAGTAGAAACTGTTCGACTGCAGCTGATGGGCACCCGGCGGTGGTCCACCTTGTCCTGGATGTTGCGGCGGTGGAGCCGCATAAAGATTCATATACGTCTGGGTGGTGGCATAGGGACCAGGTCCTGGTCCTGGACCGCCACCGCTACCTGCCGACTTGGAGCCAATGGCACCGATTGTCTGCTGGCTCTGCGGCGGTTTGGCCGCACCTGACGACATCATGGAGTTGCTGCTTGACGAAATTATAGCCACCGCAGCATGATTGCTCGGATTGCTTAACTGCTGCGAGCTGGGCTGGCCAAAGGGACCGGGTCCGGGACCCGGACCACCGCCCAATCGAAACTGCGAAGAGAGGTTCGAGTACATGTCCGGTGTGGGCGCTGTGGGCGGTAGGCTGCCGCCGTGCGGAGTCTGCATCGCATATGCGTTCACGTTGACATTGAAGGGACCTCCGCCAGcggccgctgccgccgccgccgctgctgctgccgcatAAGGGTTCGGGTAGCTGTGGGCGGCCGCCGCCGCCGAGTAGGCGGGCGAACGGCTCGAATGATCGAgcgaatggaatggagcgtACAGATTACCCCCCTGCGACGGTGGCGGCATCTGCGACGAGTTGTACACCACGGCCGGCGGACTGGGGATAGTGGGAATGCCTCCAACGCCGAACTGCGGTGACGCCTGGTAGAATgaaggctgctgctgctgttgctgctgctgatgggcctgctgctgttgttgctggtgctgtgcttgctgctgctgttgcgagtgctgctgctgttgctgctggctgggCGGCGGTGACATGcccagatgctgctgctgctgcaactgcttgGTCTTCTGGTgcgcctgctgttgctgctgtggacTGGGATAATCCTCTTGCTGGAACTGTTGCTCCAACGATCCAGCGTCGAACGGCGATCCATGACTGTAGCCATGGCCATGACTACCGGGCACCGGGCCCGGCGAGGAAAGTGcatggtgctggtggtgcgcctgtgcctgttgctgctggtggtgctgcgcCTGCGCTGCCGCCACCgctgcctgctgctgttgctgctgctgttggtggtggtggctctgCATGTGCACCGCCGACACCGCGTAGTGCGGCatttgctggtgttgctgctgatgctgtgAGGCGGCCACGGCTGCCACAAAGGAGGCGGCGCTCATGTGACCACTGCCGTCGTCACCTGCCTGCTGCGGTCCCACCacctgctgttgttgctgctgcgccgcCACCTGCACCTGggactgttgttgctgttggggctgctgttgctgttgctgctgcacctgTGCTGGCGATGGGCCGTCGGACATGGGCGTGGCTGACTCCCAAACCTTCTTTACGCTGGCTATCTTCATGTTAAGATCCGCCGTCGAAttgttttgctgctgctgctgttgttgttgctgttgagagtgttgttgctgctgctgttgctgctgctgactgGCCGTTTTATCGATGTTATCCACAACCTTGAGGGGTGTGGTGGGATCGTCACCGAAGCTAAATCCTAGTTTCATATCCTGCGAATCATCGCCAGAGCCCGCCGCCGTCGCCTTGCCGCCGAAACTCATTTGGGAGAGTGCGCTGGACAGGCTGTCCACGGTCATGGTGGCGCCACTGCTTGACACCGAGAGCGTTCCGGGTTTGGTTACCACGGAAGCGGCAGCTGCCTGCTGCTTGTACGTGGAGTTCTCAAATATAATCGTGTTGACGGGTGCGCCGGCGTCCAGTAGAAGACTGGTTGATGGACCCGAGCCAACGGCGCCGAGCGAAGTCTTTTCCCCAATGGCGGGCAACTTGCTACCCGTCACCTTCTCACCGCCGACAACGGCGCAGGATTCAATCTTCTTCTTGTCCGCTGCACCGGGAACTACGACCGATGAGGATGTGGCAGTAACGGATCCCACTGCAGAGCCAGGTGCTGCGAGGCCGGGAGGCAACGGCAGGCGACCCGCTGCATCTTTCTGTAATTCATCCTTTGCTAGCAGGGCAGTGTTATGGGCAGGCGCCAGGGCGGCAGTCTTGTCCTTCTCCTCGCCCCCAAGCGCAGGCAAATCCTTGTCATCCTTGCTTGGTTTGTGCAGGCCGGCGCTGAGTGCCAGCTGGTTCTGCTTGGTCTTGTCTAGGTCCGTCTCCGACTCGGAAGTTCGCTGTTGCTTGCCATATTCCTCGTAGCCAAGTCTGCCATAGCTGCGGCCCGATCCGCCCGAACCAGATCCACCAGCGGATCCAGTGCCCACGGGCTGTCGACGGTAACAAGAAGCAGAGGCGCCTCCTCCGCTAGAGAGGCCGCCTCGACCACGTCTAGATGGTTCGCCGCGTGGCGAGAATCCTGCCTTGTTTGCCGACGCACCGGAATTGGGCGCACCGTTGCCCGATTCCTTTGGGCTGCGACGAGCGGCTCCGCCTCCTCCACTGCTGTAACACTCCTCGTCCACATCCTCGGAGTGCTCCGATTGCTCACCGCCGCTGCCGTAGTAGCGCCTGCCGCCGGCGCCGCCGCTTCCACGACTGCTTCCCCAATCGCTGGCATTTCTCTGGCCGCGGTAGCTACTGCCCGATCCGACGGATGATCCACCAGAGCTGCCGGCATAACCACGGCCACCTCGACCTCCGCAAGCAGCTCCGCTCCTGGGACTTACCCGCTTATTGCCGCTCTTGTCCTCCTCCACCTTGCCAGCCGACTTCGCCTTGTCATCAGATTCCAATGCAGACTTGTCCTCCGCGCGCTCATCACCGGACTTATCGATATCCACGCTGCGTCGCAGAATCTGGGTAGGCATGGGATCTGTCGTCAGCGtcttttgctgctgcggcgaGGCGGGCAGCTGTTTCTGCTGGGTCGAGGACTCCTCACTGAGGCTCGGCTGTCGGGCCGGGCGTTGCAGGATCTTTATTTGCACTGCCGAGTCATGGCTGTGCGACGAGGAGAAGCTCTCCTCGCGGTGCCGATGGTGCACCTTCTGCTCGGCATCCGTTTGCTCCGCCCATGAGGAGCACGAGCCACCCAGCACATCGTCGCCAGCCGATGAGACGCTGGTCTTACGGTGCGAGTTCTCAGATATGCTGCGCGGCAGAGCTTGTGCCTGCCGATAGTCCTGGCCACGGGTGAAACGCTGCTGATCCAGATCCTGATCCTCCCGAGCACTGCTGCTGTCGTGACGATTTCGTCCGTATCCGCTGCTTCCTCCGACACTTGCACCACGCTGCACATAACCGCCGGAGATGCTGCGACCCTGGCCAGCATTGGCTTGCGCTCCTCCACTTacaccaccgcctcctccgctTACTCCTCCCTTCTGGAGGTAGCGGGAATTGCTATCGAATGCACTGCTTGCCGAGGCGCTCTTCTCCAAGcgcggcagctgctgctgttgttgctgttgctggcgctGGAAACGTGGTGGTAAATTTGATTGGAAATGGGTAAGGAAGTTCTTTTGACCATAGTCGCCGCCTGCTGACGAGGATGACGAaactcctccgccgccgccgccagcTCCTCCCGTGGGTGTTACGCCGCTTCCCAAGCTAGAGATGCTTCCCCGGGGTCGACGATTCAACcctccgccgccgccttgGCCTCCGCCCTCATCTTCGCTGGCATTGCCTAGCGGTGCGGACGTGGGTGGCACCTCATTGCTCAACGGGACTGAGGCAGAGGACACGCCGCCCTCGGCTCCAGCCAGAGCCGCAGCCGCTGCCTTTTTGCTATTCATCTTCATTTCCAGTTCTTGCAACTTCTTAGCAGCCGCCTGCTTGCGTTCCATCTCGCGACGCTCTTCCTCCTCCTTGCGCTGCTTTACTCGCTCGTACACGCTGGCATCCAAGGCAATTCCACCGGCCACTGGTGCTCCAACGTTGCCAGAGCTACCGCGGTGGCCATTCTGTTGGCGAAcctcttgctgctgctgttgctgctgaagctgctgctgctgatcctGAATGCCTTCCGATGGCTGGTCGCGATCGGTGCTCTCCTTGCCGCGCTGCCAACTGGTTGTGGAAGCGGACAGCTTTCGTTGATCGGTTGAGGAGGAGGATCCTTGCGCCTGCAGTTGGGCGGAGCTGTGCTGCTTGCCCTGGCCTTGGTGCTCTTCCGGAGTGGACTCATCGTCCGAGAATGCTAGTTTCTTCGTGAAGTCAATGTCGTCCTGCTTGGTCCAGCTATCGTCCTTGGCGATGGCGTTGAGGCGCTCCAAGTCCTCTTCGCGTATGATAGGACGCTGCATTTGGGCCACCTCCGGCTCCACCACGTAGTCCTTATCCTTGCGCCCGGCTCCGCCAGCGCCTCCGTTGGCCTGCTGCTGGGATTGTGGGGGAGTGGGTGATCCTCCAATGCCTAGGCCAGATTGTGGGGGCGACGAGGAGGTCGGTGGTCGCTTGGGAATGGCAGTGGCCGCCCTGAAGCTTCCACTGCCCACCACAGCTGGCGAGGCAGACCGAGCACCCAGGATTCCGTTCTGGTAGGGAGCGTTGGGCAACGCAGAAGTGTCCAACGATCCGCCGGCCAAGATGCTGGCCGCTGTCGCTCCACTGGCGGGCATCGGAGCTCCGCTACGCATGAACGAGGGCATCAGCGATAGTATGGGCAGGGGCACAGCTCCGCCCGACcctcctcctgctccgccATTACCGCCCATCTGATGGTGGCCCGGGCCCTGTAGGTTGAGGCCCTGGTCCGCTGCCGCAGCTGCTGCCACCTTGGCCGccttctcctgctgctgcaacCAGGCGGCCGTGTCGTTCTGTGGCCGAAGGCTGAGCTCGCCCAGATCCGCGGACCCGCCGCCGACGTCGTCGCTGCCATCTCTGTAGTCGCGATGCGAGTGGTGTCCATACTGGCGCCCGTGGCCATGGTGGTAGTCCCgatggtgctgttgctgctggtggtggtgctgttgatgctgctggtggtgctgctgatgctggtgATGGTTTTGGTGGCCGGCATGGTGCACCTGATTCTGGTAATGGCTCTTGCCCGCTCCAGATCCTGAACCCACACCCGCTCCCGATCCTCCGCCGGCGCCGCTGCCAACTGTGCCGTCCAGCGTGGGAAATTCGTACTGGAACTGTGGACTCTGATAATGGGGGACcacctgctgttgctggcgtccATAGTTCTGACCGCCCGAGCCCCGCTCGTGTCCTGTGGTAATTGCAGACCATGTCTTGGGTGAGTTGACTGAGTGTCCGCCCGATCCTGACCCTGATCCACCTCCTACTCCTGACGATCCGCCGCCGCCCGACCCTCCTTGTCCGCCTCCGCCGGAACTGCCCACGGAGTTGTTGATTAATTTGAAGTTCTTGTTGCCGCTGCCTGAGCTGCcggcgttgttgttgctgctgccgttgttgctgttgacaAACTTTCCGGCGTTAGGGCCGAGAGCGACGTTATTATTGTGCTGATGCTGGCTGTGAGTCAGCTGCTGGGATAGATGGCCACCAGCAGATGAAGACGCAGTTCCTCCGCCGCCTGATCCCGCTCCGCCGCTCGTTCCTGAACTTCCGCTGTGGGCAGTGGTGTTGTTGTGGCTAGTGTTGGTTCCTGCCGCGCCAGATCCCGCTGCTCCGCCTGCGCCCGCCCCACCAGATGTGGCTcctaaaatggaaaattcacCCAGTTAAAGGTACATCTTAGTACACACGCTTTCAATAAGATAAAATCGTAGAACACCCACCTTCGACTGAGACTAAgagattgttgttgctgctggtgtggGTCTCGGCCTTCAGGGATGGCAAATTGGCTGGTGGTCGCCTAGCGGACGGCACTTTGCCCAAGATTTGCATTCCATGTTTACGTGGCACTTGATTCTTTTGTGCAGATGGTTCACTTGACTCGCCCTGCAAACAATAAGAACAAGTTGGCGATCAGATAGGTTTGGATCTATCAAGATCTAGATGTAGATCTAGATCTAGGTCTAGGGGCTCGCTACTTACGCGGCTATTCTTGTACATGCGATTTATATCTAACGCTGTGAATTTGGGCTTGGCATTTCGCTCTCCCCTACTTCCCCCCAGTGTACTCATGCTGCCAATAGATCCTCATTAGCGTTAGCTTCCTTCTCGCCACCGCCGCGCTCCTCGTCTTCCCGCTGCGCTGGAGGATGGGCTAGGATGTGGCTGTGGTTCTTGACGAGAATGAGTTTAAGGAGCTGGGATCGCTTTTGGGCCGAAGCTCCTTGTTTCAGTCTTTCTGGTGGGCTGCAAAATACAAAAGCGTAGATAGGCATTTAATTGAGTATAGGTGCAGGCGTAGCGAGGCGAGGCTAGTCAGTTGCAAGTGGGTGGTGCTCCCGACAAATTGTTTTCAACACGCTGGTTATTGTGTGTCCGGGAACTCCTCTATTTAGCCACCCCCAACCGATCCGCACCACTAACGCTTACAGAGGTGGATCTGTAGCGAAAATTGGTTCTTCTTAGAAAGATATTGCaaataatttggaaaataacCTCTTCAAACAATAATAGGTATGGGTTTCAACTAAACCGAGTTTTAGTAGAAATGCTTTTGATATTTCATTTCCACTGAAACTAAAGAAGTT
The DNA window shown above is from Drosophila melanogaster chromosome X and carries:
- the nocte gene encoding no circadian temperature entrainment, isoform D yields the protein MSTLGGSRGERNAKPKFTALDINRMYKNSRGESSEPSAQKNQVPRKHGMQILGKVPSARRPPANLPSLKAETHTSSNNNLLVSVEGATSGGAGAGGAAGSGAAGTNTSHNNTTAHSGSSGTSGGAGSGGGGTASSSAGGHLSQQLTHSQHQHNNNVALGPNAGKFVNSNNGSSNNNAGSSGSGNKNFKLINNSVGSSGGGGQGGSGGGGSSGVGGGSGSGSGGHSVNSPKTWSAITTGHERGSGGQNYGRQQQQVVPHYQSPQFQYEFPTLDGTVGSGAGGGSGAGVGSGSGAGKSHYQNQVHHAGHQNHHQHQQHHQQHQQHHHQQQQHHRDYHHGHGRQYGHHSHRDYRDGSDDVGGGSADLGELSLRPQNDTAAWLQQQEKAAKVAAAAAADQGLNLQGPGHHQMGGNGGAGGGSGGAVPLPILSLMPSFMRSGAPMPASGATAASILAGGSLDTSALPNAPYQNGILGARSASPAVVGSGSFRAATAIPKRPPTSSSPPQSGLGIGGSPTPPQSQQQANGGAGGAGRKDKDYVVEPEVAQMQRPIIREEDLERLNAIAKDDSWTKQDDIDFTKKLAFSDDESTPEEHQGQGKQHSSAQLQAQGSSSSTDQRKLSASTTSWQRGKESTDRDQPSEGIQDQQQQLQQQQQQQEVRQQNGHRGSSGNVGAPVAGGIALDASVYERVKQRKEEEERREMERKQAAAKKLQELEMKMNSKKAAAAALAGAEGGVSSASVPLSNEVPPTSAPLGNASEDEGGGQGGGGGLNRRPRGSISSLGSGVTPTGGAGGGGGGVSSSSSAGGDYGQKNFLTHFQSNLPPRFQRQQQQQQQQLPRLEKSASASSAFDSNSRYLQKGGVSGGGGGVSGGAQANAGQGRSISGGYVQRGASVGGSSGYGRNRHDSSSAREDQDLDQQRFTRGQDYRQAQALPRSISENSHRKTSVSSAGDDVLGGSCSSWAEQTDAEQKVHHRHREESFSSSHSHDSAVQIKILQRPARQPSLSEESSTQQKQLPASPQQQKTLTTDPMPTQILRRSVDIDKSGDERAEDKSALESDDKAKSAGKVEEDKSGNKRVSPRSGAACGGRGGRGYAGSSGGSSVGSGSSYRGQRNASDWGSSRGSGGAGGRRYYGSGGEQSEHSEDVDEECYSSGGGGAARRSPKESGNGAPNSGASANKAGFSPRGEPSRRGRGGLSSGGGASASCYRRQPVGTGSAGGSGSGGSGRSYGRLGYEEYGKQQRTSESETDLDKTKQNQLALSAGLHKPSKDDKDLPALGGEEKDKTAALAPAHNTALLAKDELQKDAAGRLPLPPGLAAPGSAVGSVTATSSSVVVPGAADKKKIESCAVVGGEKVTGSKLPAIGEKTSLGAVGSGPSTSLLLDAGAPVNTIIFENSTYKQQAAAASVVTKPGTLSVSSSGATMTVDSLSSALSQMSFGGKATAAGSGDDSQDMKLGFSFGDDPTTPLKVVDNIDKTASQQQQQQQQQHSQQQQQQQQQQNNSTADLNMKIASVKKVWESATPMSDGPSPAQVQQQQQQQPQQQQQSQVQVAAQQQQQQVVGPQQAGDDGSGHMSAASFVAAVAASQHQQQHQQMPHYAVSAVHMQSHHHQQQQQQQQAAVAAAQAQHHQQQQAQAHHQHHALSSPGPVPGSHGHGYSHGSPFDAGSLEQQFQQEDYPSPQQQQQAHQKTKQLQQQQHLGMSPPPSQQQQQQHSQQQQQAQHQQQQQQAHQQQQQQQQPSFYQASPQFGVGGIPTIPSPPAVVYNSSQMPPPSQGGNLYAPFHSLDHSSRSPAYSAAAAAHSYPNPYAAAAAAAAAAAAGGGPFNVNVNAYAMQTPHGGSLPPTAPTPDMYSNLSSQFRLGGGPGPGPGPFGQPSSQQLSNPSNHAAVAIISSSSNSMMSSGAAKPPQSQQTIGAIGSKSAGSGGGPGPGPGPYATTQTYMNLYAAPPPQHPGQGGPPPGAHQLQSNSFYSNSAPGGPSGPQFYGGPPPQGNGGAQSYGLATAAGMYGGHQGGPPGSNGPPGPPQSQHTMGTFNTPFMNSQLLTAASINQYRGGPTPGAAYLKGNQGQTHMQDSMGRQLKSPLSADMSLGLAKQVQSQPSPPHHKNYGANQVLQQQQQQSQQQQQQQQRQVGGGNGPSMNALGGRGSGAVGSGSGNGGGGGGGAGGSQVGGNGGGNGVGSVGQSGGGGQGRYPTPIQRPNNYPQHPQQQQQQQQQQQQQREQAAAAAVAAQRAQNMRQVTGAGGGVAGSAGGGGSQTPVGPAGGNGGPGGAGGGGGAGGAAGSGPGKPYYANNASGAAVAANRGEWHAN